The genomic window ACATTTACCTGATCATAGAGGCCCTCGCCCAAGCCGCCGTGAAAGAAGGACTCCCGGAAACTCTCGCCCTAAACCTCGCGGTCCAAACAGTCAAAGGGGCCGCCCTCATGCTCGAAAAAACGGGGGAAACCCCCTCCAAACTCCGGGATCAAGTCACCAGCCCCGGTGGCACTACCCTCGAAGGCCTCAAAGTCATGGAATCCAAAGCCATCCGCGACATCCTCCAAGACACTGTCTCCGCCGCTGCTAAC from Verrucomicrobiota bacterium includes these protein-coding regions:
- a CDS encoding pyrroline-5-carboxylate reductase dimerization domain-containing protein, which translates into the protein IYLIIEALAQAAVKEGLPETLALNLAVQTVKGAALMLEKTGETPSKLRDQVTSPGGTTLEGLKVMESKAIRDILQDTVSAAANRSRELGR